A DNA window from Engystomops pustulosus chromosome 6, aEngPut4.maternal, whole genome shotgun sequence contains the following coding sequences:
- the RNF113A gene encoding E3 ubiquitin-protein ligase RNF113A, protein MADNPDAAATVNMAEPCPSKTEGSKTPVCSFMFKKTTRKFAGRKRRDEDRDSSEENDEEEASVVRRKKRETVNPMVQKTKQRVKEVEYKASSSDEEEGSSSISVAYKSTRSAKPVGPDDMGATATYELDTEKDKDAQAIFERSQKVQEEMKGKEDDKIYRGLHNYQKFIKPKDTSLGNASSGMVRKGPIRAPEHLRATVRWDYQPDICKDYKETGFCGFGDSCKFLHDRSDYKHGWQLERELEEGRYGANDEENYEVSSDEEDLPFKCFICRDSFKNPIITKCRHYFCEGCALQHYRKSKRCYVCNTQTNGVFNPAKELIAKMEKHKAEQENSDSPDEQG, encoded by the exons ATGGCGGACAACCCAGACGCTGCCGCTACCGTAAACATGGCGGAGCCCTGTCCCTCGAAAACGGAGGGCTCTAAGACCCCGGTGTGTAGCTTTATGTTTAAGAAAACGACCAGAAAATTCGCTGGACGGAAGCGAAGAGACGAGGATAGAG ATAGCAGTGAAGAAAATGATGAGGAGGAAGCGTCTGTGGTCAGAAGGAAGAAGCGAGAGACCGTCAACCCAATGGTGCAGAAG acaaaGCAAAGAGTAAAGGAAGTAGAATATAAAGCAAGCAGCagcgatgaggaggaggggtccaGCTCCATAAGTGTTGCCTATAAATCTACACGGTCAGCG AAACCTGTAGGTCCAGATGATATGGGAGCAACAGCCACCTATGAGCTGGACACAGAAAAAGACAAGGATGCTCAGGCAATATTTGAAAGGAGCCAAAAAGTACAAGAG GAAATGAAGGGAAAAGAAGATGATAAAATCTATCGTGGGCTCCACAATTACCAGAAATTCATTAAACCCAAAGACACATCCCTGGGGAATGCATCTTCAGGCATGGTCAG aaaAGGTCCAATCAGGGCCCCAGAACATCTTCGAGCCACAGTACGGTGGGACTATCAACCAGATATATGTAAAGATTACAAGGAAACTGGATTTTGTGGCTTTGGAG acagCTGTAAATTTCTTCACGACCGCTCAGACTACAAACATGGCTGGCAGCTAGAGCGAGAGTTGGAGGAGGGGCGTTATGGCGCCAATG atgaggAGAATTATGAAGTGAGCAGTGATGAAGAAGAtcttccctttaaatgtttcatctGCAGAGATTCTTTCAAGAATCCAATTATTACAAA GTGTAGACATTATTTCTGTGAGGGTTGTGCCCTGCAGCATTACCGGAAATCCAAGCGATGCTACGTGTGCAACACACAAACTAATGGAGTGTTTAACCCAGCAAAAG agttgaTTGCTAAAATGGAGAAGCACAAGGCTGAACAGGAAAACAGCGATTCACCTGATGAACAGGGTTAA